A genomic stretch from Edaphobacter aggregans includes:
- a CDS encoding protein-disulfide reductase DsbD domain-containing protein codes for MNTKLRLDLKKVVLLAITLFVAMLSAAQSATVEVKQPLRILYIGGDADVLGGPGPQRAADFKQFLENHFISVATTKGADFKPEMSTDIDVIVKDARIPIVLPPNFRKPMVLVGSNGLYGIDRTGTKIDLLCECLRDKLHTIRLDHPIFHGPLAVTPTLTQEADPVTGRTVGMWKVQEKMQDPGLVAAVEQFLDADDSEIIAGGINMKGDHGVALVREANLFLWGPIANPRLMTEEARRAFVNTIVYMKQFDGAKQTVWRGLHGRRELEMMLATKDLRRMLGAERAYDDFLPSLIDKYSDSIEKYRAYYAPNLGYVRQPHGEIWFEIDEDAKSLGIANNDSRLLEKCVGLLSNPSEAPKALRLLQRYTGLSLTDATAWQDWLKQNRSKLYFSDSYDYRFFTGPAGPAPTPVSVRTAIDAMSVTEPTDVAPVSVGATAATYFHSKEGTFSKKGALVTLVVRVKVADGWHVYAQVPQDVSYKPIKIDAQLPDGFRWNEDWQTPLANNGDVPGLMEYRGDVVFTRQFYSTAAIAKAKINGNVQFQVCDVQQCMPAAKASFEVPVTINENN; via the coding sequence ATGAATACAAAATTGAGGTTGGATTTGAAGAAGGTCGTCCTGTTAGCCATCACGCTCTTTGTTGCAATGCTTTCGGCCGCGCAGTCGGCGACCGTAGAGGTCAAGCAACCGCTACGAATCCTTTATATCGGTGGTGATGCCGATGTCCTGGGTGGTCCGGGCCCCCAACGCGCTGCCGATTTTAAGCAGTTTCTCGAGAATCACTTTATCTCGGTCGCCACAACCAAAGGTGCCGATTTCAAACCCGAGATGTCAACAGATATCGACGTCATTGTTAAAGACGCTCGGATCCCGATTGTGTTGCCGCCGAATTTCCGCAAACCGATGGTGCTGGTCGGAAGCAATGGCCTATATGGGATTGACCGCACTGGAACAAAGATCGACTTGTTGTGCGAATGTCTGAGGGATAAATTGCACACGATTCGGCTCGATCACCCGATCTTCCATGGACCGCTTGCGGTAACGCCAACCCTCACCCAGGAAGCCGACCCGGTGACGGGAAGGACGGTTGGCATGTGGAAGGTTCAAGAGAAAATGCAAGATCCTGGGTTGGTTGCTGCAGTAGAGCAATTCCTTGATGCCGATGATTCTGAGATCATCGCCGGCGGAATCAACATGAAGGGCGATCACGGTGTGGCGCTGGTTCGTGAAGCGAATCTTTTCCTGTGGGGGCCGATAGCGAATCCGCGCCTTATGACCGAAGAGGCTCGCCGTGCATTTGTGAACACGATTGTGTACATGAAGCAGTTCGATGGCGCGAAGCAGACAGTGTGGCGTGGCCTGCACGGGCGCCGCGAGTTAGAAATGATGCTCGCGACGAAAGACTTGAGGCGAATGCTCGGCGCTGAAAGGGCTTACGATGACTTTCTTCCATCCCTGATCGACAAATATAGCGACAGTATTGAAAAGTATCGTGCATATTACGCTCCTAATCTCGGATACGTGCGGCAGCCCCATGGCGAGATCTGGTTCGAGATTGACGAGGATGCAAAAAGCCTCGGCATTGCCAATAATGATTCTCGCTTGCTGGAAAAATGCGTCGGGCTACTAAGCAATCCCAGCGAAGCTCCCAAAGCATTACGGTTGCTGCAACGTTATACCGGCTTGTCTCTCACGGACGCGACAGCATGGCAGGACTGGCTGAAACAGAACCGAAGCAAACTCTATTTCTCGGATTCTTATGACTACCGATTCTTTACGGGGCCGGCAGGTCCTGCACCGACACCGGTGAGTGTAAGAACTGCAATCGATGCAATGAGCGTGACTGAGCCGACCGATGTTGCCCCAGTGAGTGTGGGCGCGACTGCCGCGACTTACTTCCATTCCAAGGAAGGGACTTTTTCTAAAAAGGGCGCATTGGTAACGCTTGTCGTTCGCGTGAAGGTCGCCGACGGATGGCACGTCTACGCGCAAGTCCCTCAGGACGTCTCGTATAAGCCGATCAAGATCGATGCTCAATTGCCGGATGGCTTCCGCTGGAACGAAGACTGGCAGACGCCCCTGGCGAACAACGGTGATGTTCCTGGGTTGATGGAGTATCGGGGAGATGTTGTCTTCACCCGGCAGTTCTATTCGACCGCAGCCATTGCGAAGGCCAAGATCAACGGCAATGTCCAATTCCAAGTCTGCGATGTGCAGCAGTGTATGCCTGCTGCCAAAGCCTCGTTCGAAGTACCGGTGACCATCAATGAAAATAATTAA
- a CDS encoding protein-disulfide reductase DsbD family protein, producing MKNCCWTVLLLITMAIGAPCQERPAQWSAAPAPGKAIQPGEKFSVKLSAKISSGWHMYSITQPSGGPTTTVISIPKMQPFRLDGQISGPPPLTAYDANFEMNTETYEDHPEFAVPVSVSPNTPAGDQKLAIDVRFQVCNDTTCMPATTEHLRVPVSIKAIKAAATPVGKSLEQKGQVVFSAPLPDTSSSSAAVEKNSKEISVAGLSVPRQSMGSFLWLAVMMGGLSLLTPCVFPMIPMTVSYFVNHSGTGRRSAVNTALLYGLGIILTFTALGLLLAIIFGAGGVNKLAANPWVNLLITAIFLGFAFSLLGAYFIQVPPALTNRLDSLTRSKEGTRVVGALLMGSTFTLTSFTCTAPFVGTLLVMATQGNWRWPLAGMLAFSTVFAVPFFFLALAPQVLSQLPKSGGWMISVKVVVGFLEVAAAMKFLSNADLVWRWGIFTRQVVLATWVGIGILTVLYILGYLRMAHEEARGSVGAGRLIVAMVVLAATIWLVPGLFGRQLGGLEAFLPPEMGAISSGAIEGPRSNSDAEVHWVINDYEGALARAKRENMPVFIDFTGYTCTNCRWMEANMFSKPEVSRELKRYICVRLYTDGDGEIFQRQQSLQQKTFGTVALPFYAILSVDGSVSDTFPGLTKSESEFLAFLTKR from the coding sequence ATGAAGAATTGTTGTTGGACGGTTTTGCTGCTGATAACGATGGCAATTGGAGCGCCTTGCCAGGAGCGTCCCGCACAGTGGAGTGCGGCACCAGCCCCTGGCAAAGCGATCCAGCCAGGAGAGAAATTCTCGGTGAAGCTGTCTGCGAAGATCAGCAGTGGCTGGCATATGTATTCCATTACCCAGCCGTCCGGAGGGCCCACAACCACTGTTATAAGTATTCCGAAGATGCAGCCCTTCAGACTCGATGGTCAGATCAGCGGGCCGCCACCGCTCACTGCTTATGACGCAAATTTCGAGATGAACACGGAGACTTACGAAGACCATCCCGAGTTCGCTGTTCCGGTGTCCGTGTCTCCAAACACGCCTGCCGGCGATCAAAAGCTCGCCATCGATGTCAGGTTCCAGGTATGTAACGACACAACATGCATGCCAGCAACTACGGAACATCTGAGGGTTCCGGTAAGCATCAAAGCGATAAAAGCTGCTGCAACACCGGTAGGTAAGTCCCTTGAGCAGAAGGGGCAAGTAGTTTTCTCTGCCCCTCTGCCCGATACTTCTTCGTCCTCCGCCGCCGTTGAGAAGAATTCCAAGGAAATATCCGTTGCGGGTCTTAGCGTTCCCAGGCAATCCATGGGTTCATTCCTCTGGCTTGCTGTAATGATGGGTGGACTTTCGCTTCTGACGCCCTGCGTCTTCCCGATGATTCCGATGACAGTGTCGTACTTCGTCAATCACTCCGGCACGGGTCGTCGAAGTGCAGTAAACACAGCGCTGCTATACGGATTAGGAATCATCCTGACCTTCACCGCGCTAGGTTTGCTGCTTGCGATCATCTTCGGTGCTGGCGGGGTGAACAAGTTGGCTGCTAATCCCTGGGTGAATCTTCTCATCACTGCGATTTTTCTAGGATTTGCATTCTCGCTATTGGGGGCGTACTTCATTCAAGTGCCGCCGGCTTTAACAAACAGGCTTGATTCGCTGACCCGCAGCAAAGAGGGAACCAGGGTTGTTGGCGCTTTATTGATGGGTTCTACCTTCACGCTGACATCCTTCACATGTACCGCGCCATTTGTGGGGACGTTGTTAGTAATGGCCACACAAGGGAATTGGCGGTGGCCACTGGCCGGCATGCTGGCTTTCTCGACTGTTTTCGCTGTTCCGTTCTTCTTTCTTGCTCTGGCCCCGCAAGTTCTGTCGCAGTTGCCAAAGTCCGGCGGTTGGATGATCTCGGTCAAGGTTGTTGTGGGCTTCCTTGAAGTTGCTGCAGCAATGAAATTTCTTTCGAACGCCGACCTCGTGTGGCGCTGGGGCATCTTCACGCGGCAAGTAGTCCTGGCAACCTGGGTGGGAATAGGCATTCTGACGGTCCTGTATATTTTGGGCTACTTGCGAATGGCGCACGAAGAAGCAAGGGGGAGTGTAGGTGCCGGGCGGCTGATCGTCGCCATGGTCGTTCTCGCTGCGACCATATGGTTGGTCCCTGGTTTGTTCGGAAGGCAGCTCGGAGGGTTGGAAGCATTCCTCCCGCCGGAGATGGGCGCAATTTCTTCGGGTGCGATCGAAGGGCCACGGTCAAATTCGGACGCTGAAGTACATTGGGTGATCAATGACTATGAGGGTGCATTGGCCAGGGCGAAGCGAGAGAACATGCCTGTGTTTATCGACTTTACCGGATACACATGCACGAACTGTCGTTGGATGGAGGCGAACATGTTCTCGAAGCCGGAGGTCAGCCGGGAGTTGAAACGGTATATTTGCGTGCGTCTCTATACCGACGGCGATGGTGAAATCTTTCAGCGTCAACAGAGCCTCCAGCAGAAGACGTTCGGTACAGTTGCGCTGCCTTTCTATGCGATTCTGAGTGTTGACGGATCCGTGTCGGACACGTTCCCAGGACTCACAAAAAGCGAATCTGAGTTCCTTGCTTTCCTTACGAAAAGATAA
- a CDS encoding M16 family metallopeptidase: MRFHFCRLSSVVAAAVLTTSLLGQVQQGATSGPLKPEQAPQRITSVEGITEYRLSNGLRVLLYPEQSKPVINVNITYLVGSRQESYGETGMAHLLEHLMFKGTPTHQHIPDELSLHGAKVNGSTTTDRTNYYEIFSASNENLNWALSLEADRMVNSFIAKKDLDTEMTVVRNEMENGENSPTRILQERVLETAYIWHNYSHPTIGARADVENVPIDRLQAFYHTYYQPDNAVLVVAGKFDEAKTLALIQEKFGLIARPSRSLPNFYTAEPVQDGEREVTLHRVGQTQVIMAAYHAPSASHPDATALDLLTDVLNQKPSGRLYKRLVETKLATGAGSSLMGLHDPGLVSFSAELPKAGNLQAAKAALLNVAESIAAEPITEAELNRVRAEALNGIDRALTSADRVGLYLSESISQGDWRLLFWERDQIKKITVADLQRVAAKYLVPSNRTVGIFIPEEKPVRAEIPNAPDTTAMLKDYKGGAAIAAGEQIDPTPAAIEARTKRSSVGGIKLALLEKKTRGDLVTGVLQFHFGNEVALRGRTTAGSVAGALLMTGTQKYNMTQLQDEMTRLKADLSVSGDDKHITIRVKVPKENLAAALRLAAEIARNPAYPEDQFNQIKQMLAMSVTDSRHQPQAVASKAIRRYTSPYKPEDSRYEPTTDEILSRLSSTTLADVKKFHHDFYGIGSGEGAFVGPFDQAELTSVLNETFGDWKSPVPYQRITSVYKGIQGTNESFETPDKANAVVMAAGTLEISEFDPDYPALVLGNYMLGGGFLNSRLATKIRQNEGLSYSVGSQLEADAMDKNGSFIFSAICAPQNASKVEKVYQDELGHVLQDGFTAEELAAAKAGMLQSRQMRFADDGSIAGSLLSHLYIDRDLHWDDKFEGAIQSLSSEQIKSAMRRYIDPSKMIVVEAGDFSKIKS; the protein is encoded by the coding sequence ATGAGGTTCCATTTTTGTCGTTTGTCGAGCGTCGTAGCTGCCGCGGTCTTAACAACCAGCTTGCTTGGTCAAGTCCAGCAGGGAGCGACTTCCGGGCCGTTGAAACCAGAGCAGGCACCACAGCGTATTACTTCGGTCGAAGGAATCACGGAATACCGTCTCTCCAACGGGCTCCGAGTGCTTCTTTATCCGGAGCAGTCAAAGCCTGTCATCAATGTAAACATCACGTATCTTGTCGGTTCCAGACAGGAGAGCTATGGGGAAACAGGCATGGCACACCTACTGGAGCACCTGATGTTCAAGGGCACACCGACACATCAACATATCCCGGACGAGCTAAGCTTGCACGGCGCAAAGGTGAACGGGTCGACGACTACCGACCGAACGAATTACTACGAGATCTTTTCCGCGAGTAACGAGAACCTGAATTGGGCATTGAGCCTGGAAGCCGACAGGATGGTGAATTCGTTCATCGCCAAGAAAGACCTCGACACGGAAATGACTGTCGTCCGTAATGAAATGGAGAACGGGGAGAACAGCCCGACACGAATTCTGCAGGAACGAGTGCTGGAGACAGCATACATATGGCATAACTACAGCCATCCAACGATCGGTGCACGAGCAGACGTGGAGAATGTGCCGATCGACCGCCTGCAGGCGTTTTACCATACTTACTACCAACCGGATAACGCGGTGCTCGTCGTCGCCGGCAAATTCGACGAGGCGAAGACGCTCGCTCTCATCCAGGAGAAGTTTGGTCTGATTGCGAGGCCATCGCGTTCGCTCCCGAATTTCTATACCGCGGAACCGGTTCAGGATGGCGAGCGCGAAGTTACGCTCCATCGGGTTGGACAGACGCAAGTCATTATGGCGGCGTATCACGCGCCATCTGCCTCGCACCCCGACGCAACCGCACTCGATCTTCTTACGGATGTCCTGAATCAGAAACCTTCGGGCCGTCTCTATAAGCGACTGGTTGAAACGAAGCTTGCCACAGGTGCAGGCTCGAGCCTTATGGGATTGCATGATCCGGGCCTGGTTTCCTTCAGCGCTGAGCTACCAAAGGCCGGAAATCTGCAAGCGGCAAAGGCGGCGCTCCTCAATGTTGCGGAGAGCATTGCCGCGGAGCCAATTACTGAAGCTGAACTCAATCGTGTGCGAGCGGAGGCGCTGAACGGCATCGACCGAGCTCTGACCTCTGCGGATCGAGTGGGGCTCTACTTGAGCGAGTCGATTTCGCAAGGAGATTGGAGACTGCTGTTCTGGGAACGAGATCAGATCAAGAAGATCACTGTCGCCGATCTCCAACGAGTCGCAGCGAAATATCTTGTGCCATCCAACAGAACGGTCGGCATTTTCATTCCGGAAGAGAAGCCTGTGCGCGCAGAAATTCCGAATGCTCCGGACACAACGGCAATGCTGAAGGACTATAAGGGTGGAGCTGCGATCGCTGCTGGTGAACAGATCGATCCCACTCCTGCTGCGATTGAAGCACGCACGAAGCGCAGCTCGGTAGGCGGAATCAAACTTGCTCTGCTTGAGAAAAAGACACGAGGTGATCTTGTAACGGGCGTTCTGCAGTTCCACTTCGGAAATGAAGTTGCGCTCAGAGGGCGCACGACGGCTGGAAGCGTCGCAGGCGCGCTGCTCATGACCGGAACCCAGAAGTACAACATGACTCAGCTTCAGGACGAGATGACCCGGTTGAAAGCCGATCTGAGTGTGAGTGGTGACGACAAACACATCACTATCCGGGTCAAGGTGCCGAAGGAAAATCTGGCCGCCGCATTGCGCCTTGCGGCTGAAATTGCGCGAAATCCTGCTTATCCGGAGGATCAGTTTAATCAAATCAAGCAGATGCTGGCCATGTCGGTAACGGATTCGCGCCATCAGCCCCAGGCAGTCGCGTCCAAAGCAATTCGACGGTACACGTCTCCGTACAAGCCGGAAGACTCTCGCTATGAGCCCACGACAGATGAGATCTTATCGAGACTGAGTTCTACCACTTTGGCTGATGTGAAGAAATTCCATCATGACTTCTACGGAATCGGTTCCGGAGAAGGTGCGTTCGTCGGCCCCTTTGATCAGGCGGAACTCACATCGGTGCTTAATGAAACGTTTGGTGACTGGAAGAGTCCGGTGCCTTATCAGCGGATCACTTCTGTCTATAAGGGTATCCAAGGAACGAACGAGTCTTTTGAGACCCCGGACAAAGCAAATGCGGTTGTCATGGCTGCTGGAACGCTGGAGATCAGCGAATTCGATCCTGACTATCCGGCTCTCGTTCTGGGGAACTATATGCTGGGAGGCGGCTTCCTCAACTCACGCCTTGCAACTAAGATCCGCCAAAACGAGGGACTCAGCTACAGTGTCGGGTCGCAACTCGAGGCGGATGCGATGGACAAGAACGGCTCGTTCATCTTCTCGGCGATCTGTGCGCCGCAAAATGCTTCAAAGGTGGAGAAGGTGTATCAGGACGAGCTAGGCCATGTGCTTCAGGATGGCTTCACGGCAGAAGAACTTGCAGCAGCGAAGGCAGGAATGTTGCAAAGCCGCCAGATGCGATTCGCAGACGATGGCAGCATCGCAGGCTCGCTGCTGTCGCACCTGTATATCGATCGCGATCTGCATTGGGACGATAAGTTTGAGGGAGCCATCCAGTCATTGAGCTCCGAACAGATCAAGAGCGCGATGCGGCGGTATATCGATCCCAGCAAGATGATCGTGGTCGAAGCAGGCGATTTCTCAAAGATCAAGAGCTAG
- a CDS encoding redoxin domain-containing protein — protein MEFSLKYRCSLPIPALALLFMAMSPRVSHGQAPVVGVAGNKLREAMSQQDPAQKLRLFREAEPLFSDPVSKYSVLYPNLIDAYLGVDDLSDAAKAVDEMAKASVPAVTESDSRLRLATAFLNKKQYDSAMQQLNSTVALLKSDAKAAPTSKIQQSLVTALAIQGEALVEMGFAQKALAALQESEELRRSRHLDPSASTARNIARCYAALGKEGDALESFGEAYSLAAHRVSATQKHIDVVGPTASAGFTQELTEQQTLVTRIREEARPVYGSRDGQTPFGKFLNEKLDAFDKALIADAMNKAKSNKPAPDFSLTSVSGSKTKLSELRGKVVLLNFWDTTCKPCRAEYPHLQKIQDEFKNQGLTVLMINLDEDTTKVRPFAEKYGFAARVLLKDDTIQRAYGIGAIPHTVIVDGSGTIRFNEVGFTLDTPEVFRAEVRSLLPKAQ, from the coding sequence ATGGAATTCAGTTTGAAATACCGTTGCAGTCTTCCAATACCGGCTCTCGCTCTGCTATTTATGGCGATGTCGCCAAGGGTCTCGCATGGCCAGGCGCCTGTGGTTGGTGTTGCAGGCAACAAGCTTCGCGAAGCAATGAGCCAGCAGGATCCGGCACAAAAACTGCGCTTGTTCCGCGAGGCTGAGCCTTTATTCAGCGATCCGGTATCCAAATACTCCGTTTTGTATCCCAATCTCATCGATGCGTATCTCGGAGTAGATGACCTAAGTGATGCGGCAAAGGCGGTCGATGAAATGGCCAAGGCCAGTGTTCCAGCAGTAACGGAGTCCGACTCTCGTCTGCGACTAGCCACTGCCTTCCTAAATAAAAAGCAGTATGACTCCGCCATGCAGCAGTTGAATTCAACGGTTGCACTCCTGAAGTCTGATGCAAAAGCTGCACCGACGAGCAAGATTCAGCAGAGCCTCGTTACGGCGTTGGCAATTCAGGGCGAAGCGCTTGTGGAGATGGGATTTGCACAGAAGGCGCTTGCAGCGCTGCAGGAATCCGAGGAACTGCGAAGAAGCAGACATCTGGATCCTTCTGCGAGCACGGCCAGAAATATCGCTCGTTGTTACGCAGCTTTAGGCAAGGAAGGCGATGCTCTCGAGAGCTTCGGCGAGGCGTACAGTCTTGCAGCGCACAGAGTAAGTGCAACTCAGAAGCACATTGACGTAGTAGGTCCGACTGCTTCTGCTGGATTCACGCAGGAATTGACCGAACAGCAAACGTTGGTCACGCGAATCAGAGAGGAAGCCCGCCCCGTATATGGTTCCCGTGACGGCCAGACTCCTTTCGGAAAATTTCTGAATGAGAAACTTGACGCATTTGACAAAGCGCTGATCGCGGATGCGATGAACAAGGCGAAGAGCAATAAGCCCGCGCCTGACTTCAGCCTGACGTCTGTTTCTGGTAGCAAAACAAAATTGTCTGAACTGCGAGGCAAGGTGGTGCTTCTGAATTTCTGGGATACAACGTGCAAACCGTGCCGCGCTGAGTACCCACACCTTCAGAAGATCCAAGATGAGTTCAAGAACCAGGGTCTCACAGTGCTGATGATCAACCTGGATGAAGACACCACAAAAGTGAGGCCGTTTGCAGAGAAGTACGGCTTTGCTGCTCGGGTTTTGCTGAAGGATGACACGATTCAACGCGCATACGGTATTGGCGCGATTCCGCACACGGTAATCGTCGACGGATCAGGAACGATTCGATTCAACGAAGTCGGGTTCACTCTCGACACGCCTGAGGTCTTCCGCGCAGAAGTGAGAAGTCTGTTGCCGAAGGCACAGTGA
- the cysN gene encoding sulfate adenylyltransferase subunit CysN — protein MVEEMIRFEEFLEAHLEQEMLRFTTAGSVDDGKSTLIGRLLHDTKSVYEDQLTAVKKSRVNRAANGHVDFSLLTDGLKAEREQGITIDVAYRYFSTARRKFIIADTPGHEQYTRNMATGASTADVAIVLIDAKAFLKQGGLLPQSKRHTYIASLLGIPHVVAAVNKMDLVEYSEETFAAIRGEFFDLAGRLGLASVSAIPVSALEGDNVVTPSDAMPWYEGPTLLEYLETVPLRVGEVNGPVRFPVQLVLRPDAEFRGFAGQVARGMVRAGQRVMALPSRRETFVRRIVTYDGDLPVAAYPQSVTVELEDEIDLSRGEMLVAAPEAGDTLPEVSRRFRAMVVWMHEEPLIAGRTYIAKHTTRTVRATVRAIRYRVDVGSLDEVAAERLAMNEIAEVEFETNLPLFFDAYAENRSMGALILIDGLTNATVGAAMILGAVEASGEDAERAVLVLVPGKVALAERVRDALGARGQRAVMIDDALIPDDAVVGVVRALQLAGVVAVSARVLSESVLVQVEGFANKGLVVGDGLGDEEILRLAGVTE, from the coding sequence ATGGTTGAGGAAATGATCAGGTTTGAGGAGTTTCTTGAAGCTCATCTGGAGCAGGAGATGCTACGGTTTACGACAGCCGGCAGCGTCGATGATGGAAAGAGCACGCTGATTGGGCGGTTGCTGCATGACACGAAGAGTGTGTACGAAGACCAGCTTACGGCGGTGAAGAAGAGCCGCGTGAATCGAGCTGCAAATGGACATGTTGACTTTTCATTGTTAACAGACGGCTTAAAGGCGGAGCGAGAGCAGGGCATTACGATCGATGTGGCTTACCGCTATTTTTCTACGGCGCGGCGGAAGTTCATCATTGCGGATACTCCGGGGCATGAGCAGTACACGCGGAATATGGCAACTGGTGCTTCGACGGCGGATGTGGCGATTGTTCTGATTGATGCTAAGGCGTTTCTGAAGCAGGGTGGGCTGCTGCCGCAGTCGAAGAGGCATACGTATATTGCTTCTCTGCTGGGGATTCCGCATGTCGTGGCTGCGGTGAACAAGATGGACCTGGTGGAGTATTCGGAGGAGACCTTCGCCGCGATTCGTGGGGAGTTTTTTGATCTGGCGGGACGACTTGGGCTGGCTAGCGTTTCGGCGATTCCGGTAAGTGCGTTGGAGGGGGATAACGTCGTTACGCCAAGCGACGCGATGCCTTGGTACGAGGGGCCGACGCTGCTTGAGTATCTGGAGACAGTGCCGTTGCGGGTGGGCGAAGTGAATGGGCCGGTGCGGTTTCCGGTGCAGTTGGTGTTGCGGCCGGATGCGGAGTTTCGCGGGTTTGCGGGACAGGTTGCGCGTGGGATGGTGCGCGCTGGGCAGAGGGTAATGGCGCTTCCATCACGGCGGGAGACATTTGTGCGCCGGATCGTTACCTATGACGGTGATCTTCCGGTAGCGGCGTATCCCCAGAGCGTGACGGTGGAGTTGGAGGACGAAATCGACCTAAGCCGCGGGGAGATGTTGGTTGCTGCTCCTGAAGCTGGTGATACGCTGCCTGAGGTTAGTCGGCGGTTTCGCGCGATGGTGGTATGGATGCACGAAGAGCCGCTGATTGCGGGGCGGACGTACATTGCGAAGCATACGACGCGGACGGTACGGGCTACTGTGAGGGCGATTCGCTATCGCGTGGATGTGGGCTCGCTCGATGAGGTGGCTGCGGAGCGACTGGCGATGAATGAAATCGCTGAGGTGGAGTTTGAGACTAATTTGCCGCTTTTTTTTGACGCGTATGCGGAGAACCGGAGTATGGGGGCGCTGATTCTGATCGATGGCTTGACGAATGCCACGGTTGGAGCAGCGATGATTCTTGGGGCGGTGGAGGCTTCAGGTGAGGATGCGGAACGAGCTGTGCTTGTGCTGGTGCCGGGCAAAGTCGCTCTGGCAGAACGAGTTAGGGATGCTCTGGGTGCGCGGGGTCAGCGTGCTGTGATGATTGATGATGCGCTGATTCCGGATGATGCAGTGGTGGGTGTGGTCCGGGCGCTTCAGTTGGCTGGTGTGGTGGCGGTGTCGGCGCGGGTGCTGAGTGAATCGGTGCTGGTACAGGTGGAAGGCTTTGCTAATAAAGGACTTGTGGTGGGGGACGGGCTGGGTGATGAGGAAATTTTACGGTTGGCGGGGGTGACGGAGTGA
- the cysD gene encoding sulfate adenylyltransferase subunit CysD yields MIALDQTTNALEQTGTSQPVRLTHLQALEAESIAILREAVAEFARPVMLYSIGKDSSVMLRLAQKAFYPGKIPFPLLHVDTSYKFPEMIAFRDEYTREIGAELIVHRNEEAIAAGANPYTLGTQNCCGLLKTRSLLDALAEGGFDAAFGGARRDEEKSRAKERVYSFRDAAGQWDPKNQRPELWSLYNSRLRKGESIRVFPLSNWTELDIWLYLYAEKIPIVPLYFAKERPLVVRGGAMTLVHDGMKLLPGETVETVKVRMRSLGCLPCTGAMRSEADTLPKIIEELMTFRRSERENRAIDHDEEGSMEVKKREGYF; encoded by the coding sequence ATGATTGCTTTGGATCAAACGACAAATGCATTGGAGCAGACAGGAACGAGCCAGCCGGTTCGGCTGACACATCTGCAGGCGCTGGAGGCAGAGAGCATTGCAATTCTCCGAGAGGCGGTAGCGGAGTTCGCGCGACCGGTGATGCTGTACTCGATCGGCAAGGACTCGTCGGTGATGCTGCGGCTGGCGCAGAAGGCGTTCTATCCCGGGAAGATTCCGTTTCCGCTGCTGCATGTGGATACGAGCTACAAGTTTCCGGAGATGATTGCATTTCGCGATGAATACACCCGGGAGATTGGTGCAGAGCTGATTGTGCATCGCAATGAGGAGGCGATTGCGGCAGGGGCGAATCCTTATACGCTAGGGACGCAGAACTGCTGCGGGTTGCTGAAGACACGGAGTTTGCTGGATGCGCTGGCGGAGGGCGGCTTCGATGCGGCGTTTGGTGGGGCGCGAAGGGATGAGGAGAAGAGCCGGGCTAAAGAGCGGGTGTACAGCTTCCGCGATGCGGCGGGGCAGTGGGATCCGAAGAATCAGCGGCCCGAGCTTTGGAGTTTGTACAACTCGCGGCTGCGGAAGGGCGAGAGCATTCGGGTGTTTCCGCTGTCGAACTGGACGGAACTGGATATTTGGCTATATCTGTATGCGGAGAAGATTCCGATTGTGCCGCTGTACTTTGCGAAGGAGCGTCCGCTGGTGGTCCGGGGTGGAGCTATGACGTTGGTTCACGATGGCATGAAGTTGTTGCCGGGTGAGACGGTGGAGACGGTGAAGGTGCGGATGAGGTCGCTGGGCTGCCTGCCTTGCACGGGGGCGATGCGAAGTGAGGCGGACACGCTACCGAAGATCATCGAGGAGCTGATGACGTTTCGGCGAAGTGAGCGGGAGAACCGGGCGATCGACCATGATGAAGAAGGCTCGATGGAAGTGAAGAAGCGGGAGGGTTACTTCTAA